TGGGCGGAGTAGCGCCCGGGGGAGTGCTGGGTGAGCAGGTGGGCTCGCTCCAGCTCGTCCAGGGCAGGGGCGACGCGGTCGGGCGTCGTACCGGCTAGTGCGGCTGCGGCGTCGACGGAGAGGTCTGGGCCGCGATGTGCGCCGTACAGCTTGAACACCTGCGCTGAGGTCACCTTGACGAGCTGGTACGACCAGGAGAAGACGGCGCGGAGATCGGTGGCCTCGTCCTCGCCTGCGAAGGCGTCCAGTCCCTGCCTGGTACGCCGAAGGTCGGTGGCGACCGCTCCGAGCGACCAGGTCGGGTGGGCAGCAGCGTGGGCCGCGACGAGCGACAGGGCGAGCGGGAGTCGGGCCGCCAGCTCGATCAGCTCCTGTACGGCGTCCGGCTCGGCCTTCAGGCGGTCGCTGCCGACAGCGCCTTCCAGGAGGGCAGCCGCCTGGTCCCAGCTCATCAGGTCGAGGTTGACCGGGGCAGCGCCTTCCGTGGCGAGCAGACCAGGGAGAGCGTCGCGGCTGGTCACTACGACTCGGCAGGTGTTGCCACCTGGAAGCAGCGGGCGGACCTGCGCGGCGCTGCGGGCGTTGTCGAGCACTATCAGCAGCCGGCGGTCCTTGAGGAGGGTCCGGTAGAGAGCGGACTGCGCGGCCTCGCCGGCAGGGATGCGACCGGGCATGGACTGCAGGGCGTCGAGGAAGCAGCGGATGGCGTCAGCGGGGTCGACGAGCTCGCCGGAGGGGTCGAAGCCGCGCAGGTTCACGTAGAGCTGGCCGTCCGGGAAGTCGGCGCGCTCGGCCCACTGAACGGCCAGGGCGGTCTTGCCGACCCCGGCGGTGCCCGAGATGACGGCTATTGAGCCGGTGGGGCCAAGCAGGACCCGGTCCAGCTCCTCCAGCTCCTGCTCGCGGCCGATGAAGGTGCGCCCGACGGCCGGCAGCTGGTGCGGGACTGTCTGGTGGGCTGTGCGGGCTGCGGTTGCTCGGGCGTCTGTCGCGAGAACCGCCTGGTGGAGGCGGCGCAGCGCTGGACCGGGGTCGAGTCCCAGCTCGTCGGCCAGGTGTCTTGAGGCCTCGCTATAGGTGGCGAGGGCATCTGCCGGCTGGCCCGCCCCGATCTGGCTCTGCATGAGCAGGGCCCACAGGGACTCGCGCAGCGGGTAGCGGCGGGTCAGGCTGCGCAGCTCCGCGCTGACCGGGTCCCCTTGCTCAAGTCGGGCGGCCAGGAGAAGCTCCGTCGCGTGCAGGCGCTCCTCCGTGAGGGCCGGGACGGCGTCACGGATCAGCGCTCCCGCTGCCAGGCCCGCGAGCGGCTCACCGCGCCACAGCTCCAGCGACTCGGTCAGCAGACGCATCCGCTTGTCGGGGTCGGCGGTCGTCGTACTGGCCTCGACCAGGTCGCGGAAGCGGGTCAGGTCGATCTCGGCCGGGTCGACGGTGATCACGTAGCCCGCTGCCTCGGTCCGGATGAGCGGACGGCCCAGCAGGGTCCGCAGGCGGGACATGTAGGTCTGGAGAGCCGCGCGCGGCCGGGCGGGCAGGTCCTCCTCCCACAGGGTGTCCATCAGCTCCTGCCCGGCGACCACCCGGTTGGGCTGCAGGAGCAGAGTCGCCAGGAGCACGCGGAGGCGGTTCGCGGCCAGCTCGATCCGCCGGCCGGAGTCGTCGAGGACCTCCACCGGTCCGAGCAGCCGGAATTCCATGGCGCCATTGTGACCCCAGCACGGCCATGAAAGCGCGGAGAAAGCGTCATGAATGCGCCACCCGGCATGCTCGCCGGGCGAGGAGTCTTCGGCTCCGGCCCGCGCGGCCGCCGTCGGGAGCCCCTCGCCGCGCCTGTAGGGAGGAGCGCTCGCCCGTCAGGGGAGGGGCGAGATCTGGGGGCGCGTGGTGCCGCCGGTCGTTGCCGGCGGCACCACCCGGGCCCGGCGTACGACGGGGCTTCGGGCCGCCGTACGGCGGGTACCAGGACCGGCGTACCGGCGGGGTGTGCGCCGTTGTCCACAGGTGCGCCCCGCGTGCTGGCCGGGAGTGAGAGTACGGATACGATGCGTGGTGGACGGACGGAGTCGTGTCGGTCCCTGGGTGGCGCTTGGTCCGCGCTTAGCCTGAGAACCCGGGACCTGATCGGCGGGAGGGGGCCTGCATGGCGAACAGCATGCTCGGCCGGGACATGGCGGTCGACCTCGGTACGGCGAACACCCTGGTGTACGTGCGGGGCCGTGGCGTCGTGCTGAACGAGCCGTCCGTGGTCGCCACCCGGACCGACGAACCCCGCGAGGCGGTCGCGTTCGGGCACGAGGCGAAGAAGATGATCGGCCGGACGCCGGGCAACATCACCGCGATCCGGCCGCTCAAGGACGGCGTGATCGCCGACTTCGACGCCGCCGAGCAGATGCTGCGCTACTTCATCCAGCGGGTCCACCGCCGCCGGTACTTCGCCAAGCCGCGGATCGTGGTCTGCGTGCCGTCCGGGATCACCGCGGTCGAGCAGCGCGCCGTCCGCGACGCCGGGTACATGGCCGGCGCTCGCAAGGTGTACATCATCGAGGAGCCGATGGCCGCCGCGCTCGGCTCGAACCTCGAGGTCCGCGACGCCACCGGCAACATGGTGGTCGACATCGGCGGTGGCACGACGGAGGTCGCGGTCATCTCGTTCGGCGGCATCGTCACGTCGCAGTCGATCCGGGTGGCCGGCGACGCCATCGACAAGGCGGTCGTGAACTACTGCAAGAAGGAGTACTCGCTGATGCTCGGCGAGGCCACCTCCGAGCAGATCAAGATGACCATCGGCTCGGCTTTCCCGACAGCCGACGGCCCGGACTCCGAGATCCGCGGCCGGGACATGGTCTCCGGCCTGCCGCGCACGGTGAAGGTCTCCTCGGCCAGCATCCGGCAGGCGATCGAGGAGCCGATCACCGCGATCGTCGACGCGGTCAAGGCGACCCTGGACAAGACCCCGCCCGAGCTGGCCGGCGACATCGTCGACCGCGGCATCGTGCTGACCGGCGGCGGTGCGCTGCTCAAGGGCATGGACGAGCGGCTGCGGCACGAGACCGGCATCCCGATCCACGTCGCGGAGAACCCGCTGGACGCCGTCGTGCTCGGCGCCGGCAAGTGCGTGGACAACATCGAGACCCTGAACCGCATCCTCGTCACCGACAACCGCCGCTGATCCTGGACCCATGCTCAAAGACCTCGGCACCCCCGCGAGAGGCCTGGTCCGCGCCGCCGGACTGCCCCGCGAGATCCGCCGTCGCCGGACCGTGCTGGTGCTGGTGATCCTGGCCTCGCTGACCCTGATCGTGCTCGACGCGCGCCGCTCGGCCGGTTCGCCGGTCGATCCGCTGCGGCACGCCGCCGCGGCGGTCTTCGGTCCGCTGGAGTCCGGCGCGACGTCGGCCCGGCAGCCTGTGGACAACCTCCGCGACCGGTTCGCCGAAGTGGATACCTTGAAAGCAGAGAACGAGAAACTCCAAGCGGAGAACGAGAAACTCACCGAGGAGCTGCGCACCACCGACTACACCCGCAACCGCGCCGCCGAGCTGGACCGCCTGCTGAAGGTGGCCCCGAAGTTCACGGTGACGCCGGCCAGGGTGATCGGGATCGGCAGTGCGCAGAGCTTCAACCACACAGTGACCATCGATGCCGGAACGGCGGACGGAGTGCGGCCGGACATGACAGTACTGAACGGGGACGGGCTGGTGGGCCGCGTCGTGCGGGCGACCGACGCGACCGCCACGGTGCTGCTCATCGGCGACCGGAACTCGACCGTCGGCGGCCGGCTGAACTCGACGCTCGCGCTGGGCTTCCTGTCCGGCCGGGGCGAGACGTCCGGCACGATGGACTACAAGCTGGTCGACCTGCGGGCCCGGCCGAAGGTCGGCGACCGGATCGTCACCTGGGGTTCGAAGGGCAACGCGCCGTACGTGCCGGGCGTCCCGATCGGCACCGTCACCACGGTCACGCCGAACCAGGGCACCCTCGGATCGACCGCGACCGTGAAGCCGTTCGTCGACCCGACCCGGATCGACACCGTCGGCGTGGTCACCGGTCCGCCGGCCCGGCCGCCGCGCGGCACGATGACGCCCGAGCAGGGGCGCTGACATGATTCCGCTCCGGATCGCGGTCGCCGCGCTGTTCCTGATGATCGCCGTCACCGTGCAGACCTCGTTGCTGCCGCACATCGCCGTCGCCGGCGTCACCTGCGACCTGGTGATGATCGTCGTGGTCGGTCTCGCGCTGGCCCGCGGGCCCGAGTGGGGAGCGATCACCGGATTCGCCGGCGGCCTGATGCTCGACGTCGTCCCGCCCGCCGACCACACCGCCGGCCGCTGGGCGCTCGCCCTCGCCGTCAGTGGGTACGTCGCCGGCCTGATCCGCCGCGAGACCTCGGCCGGCCCCGTCGGCCCGATCGGCGTCGCCGGGACGGTCGTGCTCGGCGCCGCGCTGTCCCTGCTGCTGTACTCCGCGACCGGCTCGCTGCTGCACGACCCGGCCGTCGACTGGAGCGAGTTCGGCGTCCGCCTCGGTATCGCCGCGGGGTACGACGTGGTCGGCGCGATCGTGGTGATCCCCATCGTGTTGTGGGTGATGCGCCGCGTGCTGCCGGCCCGCGAACGCCGACGGGTCATGCCATGAGTTTCGACAGCTTCAACCCGGCGCCGCTCAAGGCCCGGATGCGCCTGTTCGTGATCGGCGTCCTGGTGTTCTCCTTGTTCTGCACGCTGTTCGGCCGCCTGTGGTACCTGCAGGTCATGGTCGGCGACAGCTACGCGAACGCCGCCGACAACAACCGCACCCGCGACGTGCTCACCCCGGCGCCGCGCGGCACGATCGTCGACGCCGCCGGCCGGACCCTGGTCGGCAACCGGGTCTCGCTGGTGATCTCGGTCGACCGGTCGGTGCTGGCGAAGCTGACCGAGAAGCAGCAGGAGAGCGTGCTCGGCCGGCTCGCGAAGGTGCTCGGCCAGAAGCAGGCCGACCTGACCGCCCGGATCAAACTCTGCGGCGAGCCCGGGGCCTCGAAGCCGCCCGCCTGCTGGAACGGTTCGCCGTACCAGCCGATCCCGGTGGCCAAGGACGTC
The Kribbella italica DNA segment above includes these coding regions:
- the mreC gene encoding rod shape-determining protein MreC, with translation MLKDLGTPARGLVRAAGLPREIRRRRTVLVLVILASLTLIVLDARRSAGSPVDPLRHAAAAVFGPLESGATSARQPVDNLRDRFAEVDTLKAENEKLQAENEKLTEELRTTDYTRNRAAELDRLLKVAPKFTVTPARVIGIGSAQSFNHTVTIDAGTADGVRPDMTVLNGDGLVGRVVRATDATATVLLIGDRNSTVGGRLNSTLALGFLSGRGETSGTMDYKLVDLRARPKVGDRIVTWGSKGNAPYVPGVPIGTVTTVTPNQGTLGSTATVKPFVDPTRIDTVGVVTGPPARPPRGTMTPEQGR
- the mreD gene encoding rod shape-determining protein MreD, whose protein sequence is MIPLRIAVAALFLMIAVTVQTSLLPHIAVAGVTCDLVMIVVVGLALARGPEWGAITGFAGGLMLDVVPPADHTAGRWALALAVSGYVAGLIRRETSAGPVGPIGVAGTVVLGAALSLLLYSATGSLLHDPAVDWSEFGVRLGIAAGYDVVGAIVVIPIVLWVMRRVLPARERRRVMP
- a CDS encoding AfsR/SARP family transcriptional regulator, translating into MEFRLLGPVEVLDDSGRRIELAANRLRVLLATLLLQPNRVVAGQELMDTLWEEDLPARPRAALQTYMSRLRTLLGRPLIRTEAAGYVITVDPAEIDLTRFRDLVEASTTTADPDKRMRLLTESLELWRGEPLAGLAAGALIRDAVPALTEERLHATELLLAARLEQGDPVSAELRSLTRRYPLRESLWALLMQSQIGAGQPADALATYSEASRHLADELGLDPGPALRRLHQAVLATDARATAARTAHQTVPHQLPAVGRTFIGREQELEELDRVLLGPTGSIAVISGTAGVGKTALAVQWAERADFPDGQLYVNLRGFDPSGELVDPADAIRCFLDALQSMPGRIPAGEAAQSALYRTLLKDRRLLIVLDNARSAAQVRPLLPGGNTCRVVVTSRDALPGLLATEGAAPVNLDLMSWDQAAALLEGAVGSDRLKAEPDAVQELIELAARLPLALSLVAAHAAAHPTWSLGAVATDLRRTRQGLDAFAGEDEATDLRAVFSWSYQLVKVTSAQVFKLYGAHRGPDLSVDAAAALAGTTPDRVAPALDELERAHLLTQHSPGRYSAHDLLRTYATELAAEEQAPLRRLLDYYLRTADAGDQWLRPHRDPDELPEPAGTPYALSFGGYQEAFDWFEQESPNLVAVVEHAVRRGYDGHATHLARTMTGYLERRGLWSTWVDVMGTAVYACERSGDASAQVMARRYHAHALARQQRLPEAQSEAERALELAKGDPVAQAWCERMLAFVLAQQDRLKESYEHDLVASDLFKAAGHRTGQALALNSLGLLHANTFGEYELALQYCLQAQRLYQQVDHKLGEAATWDHLGYTYRCQSAYGEAIACYRKALSLYRELNDLYYQALMLQNLGDVHQELGDQSAARSSWQSALTLLTDLDHPTAEDLQARLG
- a CDS encoding rod shape-determining protein — protein: MANSMLGRDMAVDLGTANTLVYVRGRGVVLNEPSVVATRTDEPREAVAFGHEAKKMIGRTPGNITAIRPLKDGVIADFDAAEQMLRYFIQRVHRRRYFAKPRIVVCVPSGITAVEQRAVRDAGYMAGARKVYIIEEPMAAALGSNLEVRDATGNMVVDIGGGTTEVAVISFGGIVTSQSIRVAGDAIDKAVVNYCKKEYSLMLGEATSEQIKMTIGSAFPTADGPDSEIRGRDMVSGLPRTVKVSSASIRQAIEEPITAIVDAVKATLDKTPPELAGDIVDRGIVLTGGGALLKGMDERLRHETGIPIHVAENPLDAVVLGAGKCVDNIETLNRILVTDNRR